Proteins from one Deinococcus sp. AB2017081 genomic window:
- a CDS encoding DUF3197 domain-containing protein: MNVADPLGVPGAPQETLNAIMARVQGSELTGGKLILVTDRQGERTRAGYAALLVTGQGAGASAVVTATAFGPRFGAAGAQALSELVRWAQGQELPVRETVLSASDFTRILAEPDAVEVGQLVASSNPSDPGIYTLRPVPAER, translated from the coding sequence ATGAACGTCGCCGATCCGCTGGGAGTGCCGGGAGCGCCACAGGAAACGCTGAACGCCATCATGGCCCGCGTGCAGGGGTCGGAACTGACCGGTGGCAAGCTGATCCTGGTGACGGATCGGCAGGGCGAACGGACACGGGCCGGATACGCCGCGCTGCTGGTGACCGGGCAGGGTGCCGGAGCGTCGGCGGTGGTCACGGCGACCGCCTTCGGGCCGCGTTTCGGCGCAGCGGGGGCCCAGGCCCTGTCGGAACTCGTGCGCTGGGCACAGGGCCAGGAGCTGCCGGTGCGCGAGACCGTACTCAGCGCCTCGGACTTCACGCGCATTCTGGCCGAACCGGATGCGGTCGAGGTCGGGCAGCTGGTGGCCTCCAGCAACCCCAGCGATCCCGGCATCTACACGCTGCGCCCGGTGCCTGCCGAACGCTGA
- the hemL gene encoding glutamate-1-semialdehyde 2,1-aminomutase: MTRDATLPPASSSAGPSSTAQSQALFARAQAVTPGGVNSPVRAFKSVGGVPRFIASAHGAYLTDADGTRYIDYIGSWGPMILGHDHPAVREAIGTALNGGTSFGAPSAREVELAELVTRLTGTDKVRFTSSGTEATMSALRLARGFTGRKFIVKFRGNYHGHADGLLVEAGSGLMTNADGPLGAAAPSSAGVPQEYAGLTLVTEYNDPAALDALIAARGHEIAAVIFEPVVGNAGVLIPTPNFLAALHRVKASGALLIADEVMTGFRLSLNGATGLLGLEPDLSCWGKIIGGGLPVGAYGGRAEIMEFVSPQGPVYQAGTLSGNPLAMAAGLATLSALEADPDIYARLDVYTARLAAGLKDAAAAAGVAISVNHIGSMLTAFHQDAPHGSVSTYTQAAGSDTAGFAAWFQGMLARGIYWAPSQFESIFVSAAHTDTELAATLDAAHAAYAAGQAP; encoded by the coding sequence ATGACCCGTGACGCGACCCTGCCTCCAGCATCGTCTTCCGCCGGGCCGTCCAGCACGGCGCAGTCGCAGGCCCTGTTCGCACGGGCGCAGGCGGTCACGCCGGGCGGCGTGAACAGCCCGGTGCGGGCCTTCAAGTCGGTGGGCGGGGTGCCGCGCTTCATCGCCTCGGCCCACGGCGCGTACCTCACGGACGCCGACGGCACGCGCTATATCGACTACATCGGGTCGTGGGGCCCGATGATCCTGGGTCACGACCATCCGGCGGTGCGTGAGGCCATCGGCACCGCCCTGAACGGCGGCACGAGCTTCGGCGCCCCCTCGGCGCGCGAGGTGGAACTGGCCGAACTGGTGACGCGCCTGACCGGCACGGACAAGGTGCGCTTCACGTCCAGCGGCACCGAGGCGACCATGAGCGCCCTGCGGCTGGCACGGGGCTTCACGGGCCGCAAGTTCATCGTGAAGTTCCGGGGCAACTACCACGGCCACGCCGACGGCCTGCTGGTCGAGGCCGGCAGCGGCCTGATGACCAACGCCGACGGCCCCCTGGGCGCGGCGGCCCCCAGCAGCGCGGGCGTGCCCCAGGAGTACGCGGGCCTGACGCTGGTGACCGAGTACAACGACCCGGCGGCGCTGGACGCCCTGATCGCGGCGCGCGGGCACGAGATCGCGGCCGTGATCTTCGAGCCGGTGGTCGGGAATGCCGGAGTGCTGATCCCCACGCCAAACTTCCTGGCGGCGCTGCACCGCGTGAAGGCCTCGGGTGCCCTGCTGATTGCCGACGAGGTCATGACCGGCTTCCGCCTGAGCCTCAACGGCGCAACGGGCCTGCTGGGCCTGGAGCCGGATCTGAGCTGCTGGGGCAAGATCATCGGCGGGGGCCTGCCGGTCGGGGCCTATGGCGGCCGGGCCGAGATCATGGAGTTCGTGTCGCCGCAGGGGCCGGTGTACCAGGCGGGCACCCTGAGCGGCAATCCGCTGGCGATGGCGGCGGGCCTGGCCACCCTGAGCGCGCTGGAGGCCGACCCGGACATCTATGCGCGGCTCGACGTCTACACGGCCCGGCTCGCGGCGGGGCTGAAGGACGCCGCGGCTGCGGCGGGTGTCGCGATCAGCGTGAACCACATCGGCTCGATGCTCACGGCGTTCCACCAGGACGCGCCGCACGGCTCGGTGAGCACGTACACGCAGGCGGCGGGCAGCGACACGGCGGGCTTTGCGGCGTGGTTCCAGGGCATGCTCGCGCGCGGCATCTACTGGGCGCCGTCCCAGTTCGAGAGCATCTTCGTCAGCGCCGCGCACACCGACACGGAACTGGCAGCCACGCTCGACGCCGCGCACGCGGCCTATGCCGCCGGGCAGGCGCCGTGA
- a CDS encoding NUDIX hydrolase: MTRLTLPPQATQVGLAVDVAAFAMHGGELRVLLVQRGALPHARDWALPGGFVYPGEELHEAALRELRTETTVQLEPRHLEQFYTFGEVNRDPRGRIVSVAHLAVLPHGTVHVTAGGHTLGAEWLSAHQPPALAFDHHAILDKAIGRLQLRLEYGNLAMEFLPDTFTLPELQGVYEAVLNRRLDKRNFRKRLLSQGILTPSGERRTGVGRPAQLYRRAKHARIAAL, encoded by the coding sequence ATGACCCGGCTGACCCTTCCCCCGCAGGCCACCCAGGTCGGTCTGGCGGTGGACGTGGCCGCCTTCGCCATGCACGGCGGCGAACTGCGCGTCCTGCTGGTACAGCGCGGCGCCCTGCCCCACGCGCGGGACTGGGCCCTGCCCGGCGGCTTCGTCTACCCGGGCGAGGAACTCCACGAGGCCGCCCTGCGTGAACTGCGCACCGAGACCACCGTGCAGCTCGAACCTCGCCATCTGGAGCAGTTCTATACCTTCGGCGAGGTAAACCGCGATCCACGCGGCCGCATCGTGTCGGTGGCGCATCTGGCGGTGCTGCCGCACGGCACGGTGCACGTCACGGCGGGCGGGCACACGCTGGGGGCCGAGTGGCTCAGCGCCCACCAGCCGCCCGCCCTGGCCTTCGACCACCACGCGATCCTGGACAAGGCGATCGGGCGGCTGCAACTGCGGCTGGAGTACGGGAACCTCGCCATGGAATTCCTGCCCGACACCTTCACCCTGCCCGAACTCCAGGGCGTGTACGAGGCCGTGCTGAACCGCCGACTGGACAAGCGCAACTTCCGCAAGAGATTGCTGTCGCAGGGCATCCTGACGCCCAGCGGCGAGCGCCGCACCGGCGTGGGCCGCCCCGCCCAGCTGTACCGGCGGGCCAAACACGCCCGGATCGCGGCGCTGTAG
- a CDS encoding glutaredoxin domain-containing protein produces the protein MIKMYTTSWCSDCVATKRALTSRGIPYEEINIEQDEQAAEYVMSVNGGKRSVPTLVSGDVAASLSGFRPQKLDAFLAEAGL, from the coding sequence ATGATCAAGATGTACACCACCAGCTGGTGCAGCGACTGCGTGGCCACCAAGCGTGCCCTGACCAGCCGTGGCATCCCCTACGAGGAGATCAACATCGAGCAGGACGAGCAGGCCGCCGAGTACGTGATGAGCGTGAACGGCGGGAAGCGCAGCGTCCCGACCCTGGTGTCCGGCGACGTCGCGGCCAGCCTGAGCGGCTTCCGGCCGCAGAAGCTCGACGCCTTCCTGGCCGAAGCCGGGCTGTAA
- a CDS encoding alpha/beta hydrolase, protein MTVRSRSITLSTLLLGSLTLSGCAPLLYSSDTRVQDTRTFRAVPPTLTATPGATLTQGVMPGIQGQAAYAIEVPDRWNGTLVMYTHGYAGTGADVKVQVPALREYWLSQGYAWAASSYSSNYYDVRAGVEDTNALALAFPRLTGKATPGKYVIVGFSMGGHVAGAAVEAETMQTARNRVTYAAAMPMCGVMDQDYEFQWLGDYTAAAAQLAGTSSGAYPDTTFQKRLPETLGKLFTSFSGPVWQENDGAGAKLRDLARSLTGGERPVFTLGFRLGGYQQAVLSTGGSDGTLTGILPRNLYSNQGVTYRWTTGDPTADETAFNAALPRTAAANEPNPPRWDGVRWLPRVQGQISVPVLTMHTTGDFYVPFRHQQLYRQHVNAQGHGDLLVQRSIRAAGHCEFTAAELVEGFGALMTWQTTGQKPAGDDVTTPAVIADPNYGCAYTRGTRAGVAPCPGAAPAPAGSM, encoded by the coding sequence ATGACCGTACGATCCCGCTCCATCACCCTGAGCACGCTGCTGCTCGGCTCGCTGACCCTGTCCGGCTGCGCGCCGCTGCTGTACTCCAGCGACACGCGCGTGCAGGACACCCGCACCTTCCGGGCCGTGCCGCCCACGCTGACCGCCACGCCGGGCGCGACCCTGACCCAGGGCGTCATGCCGGGCATCCAGGGGCAGGCCGCGTATGCCATCGAGGTGCCGGATCGCTGGAACGGCACGCTGGTCATGTACACCCACGGCTACGCCGGCACCGGCGCGGACGTGAAGGTACAGGTGCCGGCCCTGCGCGAGTACTGGCTGTCGCAGGGCTATGCGTGGGCCGCCAGCTCGTACAGCAGCAACTACTACGACGTGCGGGCGGGGGTCGAGGACACCAACGCCCTGGCCCTGGCCTTTCCCCGGCTGACCGGCAAGGCGACTCCTGGTAAGTACGTGATCGTGGGCTTTTCCATGGGCGGACACGTGGCCGGCGCGGCCGTGGAGGCCGAGACCATGCAGACCGCCCGCAACCGCGTGACCTACGCCGCCGCCATGCCCATGTGCGGCGTGATGGATCAGGACTACGAGTTCCAGTGGCTGGGCGACTACACCGCCGCCGCCGCACAGCTTGCGGGCACCAGCTCCGGCGCGTATCCCGACACGACCTTCCAGAAGCGCCTGCCCGAGACCCTGGGCAAGCTGTTCACCAGCTTCAGTGGCCCGGTGTGGCAGGAGAACGACGGAGCGGGCGCGAAACTGCGCGACCTGGCCAGATCCCTGACCGGCGGTGAGCGGCCCGTGTTCACCCTGGGCTTCCGCCTGGGCGGCTACCAGCAGGCCGTGCTGAGCACCGGCGGTTCGGACGGCACCCTGACCGGCATCCTGCCGCGCAACCTGTACAGCAACCAGGGCGTGACGTACCGCTGGACGACCGGCGATCCCACGGCCGACGAGACGGCCTTCAACGCCGCGCTGCCCCGCACCGCCGCCGCGAACGAGCCCAACCCGCCGCGCTGGGACGGCGTGCGCTGGCTGCCGCGCGTGCAGGGGCAGATCAGCGTGCCGGTGCTGACCATGCACACCACCGGGGATTTCTACGTGCCCTTCCGCCACCAGCAGCTGTACCGCCAGCACGTGAACGCTCAGGGCCACGGCGATCTGCTGGTGCAGCGCTCGATCCGCGCGGCCGGGCACTGCGAGTTCACGGCGGCCGAACTCGTCGAGGGCTTTGGCGCCCTGATGACGTGGCAGACCACAGGTCAGAAGCCAGCAGGCGACGACGTGACCACACCTGCCGTGATCGCCGACCCCAACTACGGCTGCGCGTACACACGCGGCACCCGCGCCGGCGTGGCTCCGTGCCCCGGTGCAGCTCCAGCCCCAGCTGGTTCGATGTAG
- a CDS encoding CoA-binding protein, translated as MTSSADLARILKGAKVVAVLGFHPDTMKPAHFVPEYLQRQGYTVIPVNPALAARGESYFGQRAMQSLTEISVPVDIVEVFRRSDKVRGHLDEILAMQPLPGVVWLQQGIRDDRVAQELEAHGIEVVQDRCMLTDHRALM; from the coding sequence GTGACCAGCAGCGCCGATCTGGCCCGCATCCTGAAGGGCGCGAAGGTCGTGGCCGTCCTGGGCTTCCACCCGGACACCATGAAGCCGGCCCACTTCGTCCCCGAGTACCTGCAGCGCCAGGGCTACACGGTGATCCCCGTGAATCCCGCCCTGGCGGCGCGGGGCGAGTCGTACTTCGGGCAGCGGGCCATGCAGTCCCTGACCGAGATCAGCGTGCCGGTCGATATCGTCGAGGTGTTCCGTCGCAGCGACAAGGTGCGCGGGCACCTGGACGAGATCCTGGCCATGCAGCCGCTGCCCGGGGTCGTGTGGCTCCAGCAGGGCATCCGCGACGACCGCGTGGCGCAGGAGCTGGAGGCCCACGGGATCGAGGTCGTGCAGGACCGCTGCATGCTCACGGATCACCGGGCGCTGATGTGA
- the infC gene encoding translation initiation factor IF-3, translating into MMNIAKEHKVNEQIRVRQIRLIGAEGEQVGIIDTRDAMNMAREAGMDLVMVSPQAVPPVCRLLDYGRFRYEQQQNEKENRKRARAQEVKAIKFRVKIDDHDFNTKTGHVRRFLEEGHKVKVTIMFRGRERTHPELGERILTRVSETLADIGAPESMPSMMGMDMNMIMAPKAAPAPRKERPDDEGTVAPVATTAPAAAPEPTATL; encoded by the coding sequence GTGATGAACATAGCGAAAGAACACAAGGTCAACGAGCAGATCCGCGTGCGCCAGATCCGTCTGATCGGCGCGGAAGGTGAGCAGGTGGGCATTATCGACACGCGAGACGCCATGAACATGGCGCGTGAGGCGGGCATGGATCTGGTCATGGTCAGCCCGCAGGCTGTCCCGCCCGTCTGCCGCCTGCTCGACTATGGCCGGTTCCGCTACGAGCAGCAGCAGAACGAGAAGGAAAACCGCAAGCGGGCCCGTGCCCAGGAAGTCAAGGCGATCAAGTTCCGCGTGAAGATCGACGACCACGACTTCAACACCAAGACCGGCCACGTGCGCCGCTTCCTGGAGGAAGGGCACAAGGTCAAGGTCACGATCATGTTCCGTGGCCGCGAGCGTACCCACCCGGAACTGGGCGAGCGCATCCTGACCCGCGTGTCGGAGACCCTGGCGGACATCGGCGCGCCCGAGAGCATGCCGAGCATGATGGGAATGGACATGAACATGATCATGGCCCCCAAGGCAGCCCCGGCGCCCCGCAAGGAACGGCCGGACGACGAGGGTACGGTGGCTCCTGTCGCCACCACGGCCCCGGCGGCCGCGCCGGAGCCCACCGCGACGCTCTGA